The Morganella morganii sequence TGTCGATTATCCGCACCTATGTGATCAAAATGGTGGCCTCTCCGGTGGCGGGGATCGTGACGGATAAAGTCGGATCATCTATCAGTGTGATGTTTGTCGGCTTTATCATCATGGCCGTGAACTGTGCTCTGTTCCTCGTGATCCCGAAAGGTAACGCCTTTATGTGGTTTGCGGTGGTGAATATGGTGGTACTGAGTGCGTTACTGTTTGCCTTCCGCGGTATCTATTTTGCCTCTGTTGCAGAATCGAAAATCCCGATGAAAACCACCGGCGCGGTGGTGGGTTTTGCCTCCTTTATCGGCTTTTCCCCGGACGCGTTCTATTATTCCGTTGCCGGCTACTGGCTGGATAAATACGGCGAAACCGGCTACAGCTATATCTTTATGCTTTCGGTCGCCTGTGCGCTGCTGGGTGTGGTGGCAACCTTCCTGCTGCGTCAGATCAACCGCCGGGAAGCGGCGGGCGGCGGAATGACACTCTCTCCGTCAGTCTGAAGATACAGAAAGCCCCCCGAAACGGGGGGGCTTTGCACAAAAAGCGTCCTGCTGATTAATAGCGGTATTCCACGCCCAGCCAGAAGTTACGGCCTTCTTCCATATAGCCGTTGGTGTACCCGTAGGATTTATCAAACAGGTTATTGACGGAGGCATTGGCGGAAATGCCGTAACCGAAGTCATAATCCACGCGCAGGCCGGTAAGAGCATAACCGGCCACTTTGTCATTATTGTCGTTATACTGATAGCTCCAGGCACGGAACTCTTCGGACAGGGTGATCGACAGCGGCTCTATCGGTGTGACTTTCACCCAGGCATACATTTTATGCTTCGGCAGCCCTTCCGCATGATCAACATCTTTCGGATCACTGTGGATGTAGCTGTAGTTGATCCCGGTTTTCAGCCAGTCACTGACTTCGCCTTTCACGCCCAGATCCAGTCCGGTGTAATCCACACGGCCACTGTTCTGGTTCTGGAAGTAGCGGTCACCGTTTTTAATCACTGTGTGCGCGAGGATCGCATCATCCACGCGGTTGTGATAGATGCTGGCCTGGTAGCCCCATTTATCGGTGATATTCCCTTCATAGGTTAAATCGAAGGTCAGTGCGCGTTCGGCTTTCAGGTTCGGGTTAATGATACCCAGCGAACCGTCTTTTGGTTTTTCAGTGGTATAGCGCTCTTTCTGTGTCGGGAAGCGGCTGCGGTCAGACACGGAAAACCGCACGTTGTCCTGGTTGGCGAAGGTGTATTTTGACATCACTTCCCAGTTAAACGCGTGCTGATCATTATCATCCGCACCTTTATCCGCCTGACGGCTTTCACGCCAGTCATAACCGATGGCACCGATAAAATCGAGATCAGACGTGGCTGCCCACTGGTATTCGGTGGCGACAGAATAAGTGCGATCTTTGTAACGCAGAATATTCCCGTTACGTTGTTTCTGTGCGCGGTGAACGTCATCTTTCCAGTGTGCGGAGAATGACAGCAGATCGCTTTCGCGCATGTCGATCCCTAACTGGAGAGAGGCGCCGTTGCTGAAATCATCGTAATAGCTGTAATCGTACCCTTTGCCGTCTTTTTTATACATCAGCAGGGTATTTTCAAACTTGTCATGGAACAGACGACCCTGGAGATTTACGCCGTCTGTCAGCTGAGTGGTACTGTTGAAATAGTAGCTCTCTTTGTTGTAATCCGGCCATTCCCACCAGCTGTATTTGCCTTTGCCCGGCACCGCAGACGGCGAACTGTCTTTGCTGCCATCCTGCTTCAGATAGGTAAAGACATACTGATCGGTTTCACGCGGGGTCCAGCCCACTTTCACCATGCCGCGTTTATCATCGGATGAGGAGTGCGCACGGCGGCCGTTGCTGCCAGCCAGGGCATTGTCATCATCGGAGCCCGGCAGGCCGAGGAAACGCTGTTTGTACTGGCTGCCGCTGACCTGGATAAACCCGAGGTCGCTGCGTGCGCCGACACGGGCGCTGGTGTTATAGGCATTATCCGCGCCGCGTGCGAAGCCCTGGCTGAATGATACGTTGGCCTCAAACGGTTTTTTCGGGGTGGCGGTGGTGAGGTTGATTGCACCGCCCATCAGGTTCGGGCCCTGTAACAGCGAGGTATAACCTTTGCTCACCTCAATACTTTCCAGTTCGCTGGTCATAAAGCGGCCGAGGTCAAGGTTGCCGTCATACGGGACATAAGTCGGGATCCCGTCGAAGAACACCGGCACCTGGCGGCTGTCAAAACCACGGACTTTAACGGTCAGCTCATTACGATTGCCGGATTTTTCGAGAACCACACCCGGCATGGTGCTGATGGCTGTCGCCGCATTGGTTTTGTTCAGCGACTGCATCTGCGGCTGTGTGATGACATCCGGATTGGAGGCCACCGGGCTGCCCCAGACGGTCAGAATATCTGCGCTTTCTGCCTGTACCGCAGGCGCGGTTGCCAGCAGAATAGCTGAGCAGGGTAGAGTTCGTTTCATTGTTATTTTTCCTGTTACCGATATGTATTTATTTATATAACGACTTGCAAAACAAAAGGATAAAACGGCCGGTTCAGTGACCTGACCGGTTTATCCCTTAACTCACTATAAGGTTGTGTGGTTTTCCGTCAGCGCGGATATAACCGGACTTTAATATCCGCCGGGGACGCATAATACGGCGCGGACGTGACAAACAGCTTCACGCCGGTATCCGCATACTGCCCGATGGTCTCTGCATTCAGCCCGCCTGCAGCAGACAGTGTGCAGTCCGGTGCCAGCACCGCCGCGTCTTTGACGAGACGGCGGATATCATCAGGACTGAATTTATCCAGTTGCAG is a genomic window containing:
- a CDS encoding TonB-dependent receptor plug domain-containing protein; protein product: MKRTLPCSAILLATAPAVQAESADILTVWGSPVASNPDVITQPQMQSLNKTNAATAISTMPGVVLEKSGNRNELTVKVRGFDSRQVPVFFDGIPTYVPYDGNLDLGRFMTSELESIEVSKGYTSLLQGPNLMGGAINLTTATPKKPFEANVSFSQGFARGADNAYNTSARVGARSDLGFIQVSGSQYKQRFLGLPGSDDDNALAGSNGRRAHSSSDDKRGMVKVGWTPRETDQYVFTYLKQDGSKDSSPSAVPGKGKYSWWEWPDYNKESYYFNSTTQLTDGVNLQGRLFHDKFENTLLMYKKDGKGYDYSYYDDFSNGASLQLGIDMRESDLLSFSAHWKDDVHRAQKQRNGNILRYKDRTYSVATEYQWAATSDLDFIGAIGYDWRESRQADKGADDNDQHAFNWEVMSKYTFANQDNVRFSVSDRSRFPTQKERYTTEKPKDGSLGIINPNLKAERALTFDLTYEGNITDKWGYQASIYHNRVDDAILAHTVIKNGDRYFQNQNSGRVDYTGLDLGVKGEVSDWLKTGINYSYIHSDPKDVDHAEGLPKHKMYAWVKVTPIEPLSITLSEEFRAWSYQYNDNNDKVAGYALTGLRVDYDFGYGISANASVNNLFDKSYGYTNGYMEEGRNFWLGVEYRY